A genomic window from Halobaculum sp. MBLA0147 includes:
- a CDS encoding DUF6498-containing protein, producing the protein MIASDWRVRVLRSILANAGVLVGVVAFDWPAAALLVVFLIEAAVATLRGAVQGLFARRDPIETALDDRLPAASWSAKSGGVSIGPLPPIYPRNVPVVLGGLLAVVLFWPIAGLVVVATADTGLPLASLAVGIVGVLLGQLVAAVDYVRAARYTDDTVRSAMGRRYVAGVVVLALGGGIVLAEYGAVPAALLAGVVLAKSIVDLGEIGTETTTRDVWEDDDPEPPAADPVAVFAVDRRSLLVRAPGLAPLFLFVPPYLLLVFVVAVVGLLGGLWAGTAALTLAVGLVGVGRVVAVDVLRGHREYHVYPNRVVVYDRLLETPQCSVRRKTITDVHTENSLLDRVRPGSRTVVVSTVGTDHRLHALRRPAAFVDTVAPGGRADDREDARARDWYGE; encoded by the coding sequence GTGATCGCTTCCGATTGGCGCGTCCGTGTTCTCCGGTCGATACTCGCCAACGCCGGCGTCCTCGTCGGTGTCGTCGCCTTCGACTGGCCCGCAGCCGCCCTCCTCGTCGTCTTCCTGATCGAAGCGGCGGTCGCGACACTTCGCGGCGCTGTCCAGGGACTGTTCGCACGACGAGACCCGATCGAGACGGCACTCGACGACAGACTCCCGGCCGCGTCGTGGAGTGCCAAGAGCGGTGGCGTCTCGATCGGACCGCTCCCCCCGATCTACCCACGGAACGTCCCGGTCGTCCTCGGCGGCCTCCTCGCCGTCGTTCTCTTCTGGCCGATCGCGGGCCTCGTCGTCGTCGCGACGGCAGACACCGGCCTCCCTCTAGCGTCGCTGGCCGTCGGGATCGTCGGCGTGCTCCTCGGCCAGCTCGTCGCCGCCGTCGACTACGTCCGCGCCGCGCGGTACACGGACGACACGGTGCGATCGGCGATGGGACGACGGTACGTCGCCGGGGTGGTGGTCCTCGCTCTCGGCGGCGGGATCGTCCTCGCCGAGTACGGGGCGGTGCCCGCCGCGCTGTTGGCCGGTGTCGTCCTCGCCAAGTCGATCGTCGACCTCGGGGAGATCGGGACCGAGACGACGACACGCGACGTGTGGGAGGACGACGACCCGGAGCCACCGGCGGCAGATCCGGTGGCCGTGTTCGCGGTGGACCGGCGGAGTCTGCTCGTCCGAGCACCGGGGCTCGCGCCACTGTTCCTCTTCGTCCCGCCGTACCTCCTCCTCGTGTTCGTCGTGGCCGTCGTCGGGCTCCTCGGCGGACTGTGGGCGGGCACCGCCGCGCTCACCCTCGCCGTGGGACTGGTCGGGGTCGGTCGCGTCGTGGCCGTCGACGTGCTGCGTGGTCACCGAGAGTACCACGTGTACCCGAATCGAGTCGTGGTGTACGACCGACTCCTCGAGACGCCGCAGTGCTCGGTCCGTCGGAAGACGATCACGGACGTGCACACCGAGAACAGTCTCCTCGACCGGGTGAGACCGGGGAGCCGAACGGTCGTGGTGTCGACGGTCGGTACCGACCACCGGCTCCACGCCCTCCGACGACCGGCGGCGTTCGTCGACACTGTCGCCCCTGGAGGTCGGGCAGACGACCGTGAGGATGCGCGAGCACGTGACTGGTACGGAGAGTGA
- a CDS encoding ABC transporter ATP-binding protein: MSDARLQTRNLGKQYGDRWAVADVTLDFDEGIHGLLGPNGAGKSTLMRMVTTLTDPTTGTVRWDGVDVTTSPDAVRSVLGYLPQSFGAYPELTVEEFLEYVATLRGLDRETASARVEEQLAVTNLTDVRAERIGTFSGGMRRRVGIAQALINDPELLIVDEPTVGLDPEERVRFRNVLSATAEDRVVILSTHIVPDVEATANTVALLNDGTLVTHTDPESLVDHVAGDVYRATVSRAELDDLREGVRVSRTVQRADGVEVRFLADDPPTEDAEPVPPTLEDAYLARIDGREGL, translated from the coding sequence GTGAGTGACGCTCGATTGCAGACGAGGAATCTCGGGAAGCAGTACGGCGACAGGTGGGCCGTCGCGGACGTGACGCTCGACTTCGACGAGGGCATTCACGGCCTCCTCGGTCCGAACGGGGCCGGGAAGTCGACGCTGATGCGGATGGTGACGACACTCACCGACCCGACGACCGGAACCGTCCGCTGGGACGGGGTCGACGTGACGACGTCTCCGGACGCCGTGCGGTCCGTACTGGGGTACTTGCCGCAGTCGTTCGGTGCGTACCCGGAACTCACCGTCGAGGAGTTCCTCGAGTACGTCGCGACACTCCGTGGGCTCGACCGAGAGACGGCGTCTGCACGCGTCGAAGAACAACTCGCAGTGACGAACCTGACAGACGTGCGTGCAGAGCGAATCGGTACCTTCTCCGGCGGGATGCGTCGCCGCGTCGGCATCGCGCAGGCACTGATCAACGACCCGGAACTGCTGATCGTCGACGAACCGACCGTCGGACTCGACCCAGAGGAGCGAGTCCGGTTCCGGAACGTCCTGTCTGCGACCGCCGAGGACAGAGTCGTGATCCTCTCGACACATATCGTCCCGGACGTGGAGGCGACCGCCAACACCGTCGCGCTGTTGAACGACGGGACGCTGGTGACACACACCGACCCGGAGTCGCTCGTCGACCACGTCGCCGGCGACGTGTACCGGGCGACCGTCTCCCGAGCAGAACTCGACGATCTCCGCGAGGGTGTTCGCGTCTCTCGAACCGTCCAGCGAGCAGACGGTGTCGAAGTCAGATTCTTGGCAGACGACCCACCGACCGAGGACGCCGAGCCGGTCCCTCCGACACTCGAAGACGCGTACCTCGCACGGATCGACGGTCGGGAGGGGTTGTGA